ATAGTCTAGATGCTTGGTCCATTGAGAGCGAGGTTAAGACAGTCTTGTCTAAGTTGGGATTGTCAGATCTCTCGCAAAAGGTCGGGGACCTCTCAGGTGGTCTTCGTCGTCGTGTGCAGTTGGCTCAGGTTCTCTTGAATGATGCAGATCTCCTGCTCTTGGATGAGCCAACCAACCATTTGGATATTGATACTATTGCTTGGTTGACGAATTTTCTCAAGTCTTCTAAAAAGACGGTACTCTTTATTACCCACGACCGTTATTTCTTGGACAATGTAGCCACACGTATCTTTGAGTTAGACCAGGCTAATTTGATTGAATATCAAGGGAATTATCAAGACTATGTGCGTCTAAAGGCCGAACAAGATGAACGAGATGCAGCAGCCCTTCACAAGAAAAAGCAACTCTATAAGCAGGAGTTGGCATGGATGCGAACGCAACCGCAGGCACGTGCAACCAAACAACAAGCTCGTATCAATCGCTTTAAGGATCTTAAGGGTGAGGTTCACCAAACGGTCAATAATGAGGATCTTGAAATTAACTTTGAGACCAGCCGTATTGGTAAGAAGGTAGTGAACTTCGAGCATGTCGATTTCGCTTATGAAGATGGCAAGCAAATTCTCAGTGATTTCAATCTTATCATGCAAAATCGTGATCGTATCGGTATTGTTGGGGATAATGGTGTCGGAAAATCGACCTTGCTCAATCTGATTAATGGTGACCTTGTGCCTACAGCTGGTGTCCTAGATATTGGTGAGACGGTACGTATTGGTTATTTCTCACAGCAAATTAAAGATATGGATGAGAGCAAGCGTGTCATTAACTACTTGCAAGAAGTTGCAGATGAAGTTAAGACAACGGTTGGAACAACCAGTATCACAGAGCTCTTGGAGCAATTCCTTTTCCCTCGTTCTACCCATGGGACACAGATTGCCAAGCTCTCTGGTGGGGAAAAGAAACGTCTTTATCTACTTAAGATTCTGATTGAAAAGCCTAACGTTCTGCTCTTGGATGAGCCGACAAATGATTTGGACATTGCAACTTTGACGGTTTTGGAAAACTTCCTTAATGGTTTTGGCGGCCCTGTCGTTACCGTAAGTCACGACCGCTATTTCTTGGACAAGGTAGCTAACAAGATTCTAGCCTTTGAAGAGGGTGGCGTGCGAGAGTTCTTTGGTAACTACACTGACTATCTTGATGAAAAAAGCCTTCTTACAAGAGCAATCAGCCCTCCTCGAGAAGGAAAAGAGCAAGCTAGCGTTAAAGTTGAGAAAGTCAAAGAAGACAAAAAACGCATGAGCTACTTTGAAAAACAAGAGTGGGCGACCATCGAGGATGAGATTGCTGACCTTGAAGCCAAAATCGAAGAGATTGAAGCAGCCATGCTTGAAAATGCTAGCGATTATGGACAGTTAGCTACCCTTCAACGTGATTTGGATGCTGCTAATGAAACCCTACTTGAAAAGTATGAACGCTATGAGTATTTGAGTGAGCTAGAGGGATAAGCTCTTTAGTAATCAAAGTATGACAAAAGCCCTGCATTTGCAAGGCTTTTTTTATGTTTATGTAGTGTCTGGTTTCTTCTTACCACAAGCGGAATGAAAAGGAAAGGACTGAAACACCCGTAAAGATAATTAAGGAAGCTACCAAGCGCCCAATAAGAAAGGCTGAGAAAAACGGAGCACTAAAGAGCAAGAGCCCAAATACCAGACAAATTAAGGCGATTGACAGGGCGGGTTGTCCTGAGAAGCCGAATTGACGTTGGCGATGAGCTTGAAAGCCTTGTGTAAAGGCTGAGACAAGAAGCCACCAAGCAATAATGGTTACAGCTACACCTGAGAGCACCCATGCTGATGTTGATAGCAAAATAATCCCAAAAACAATGGAAATGATACTCTGAAGCAGTTGGAAGAAGGAGCGGTTTTCGTTATCTCGTTTAAAATAAACCATGAGACTTGAAACACCAGATATGAGCATCACTAGGGCAAACAGCCAACCAACGATGGCAAGAAGGTTTGTAGGATTAGCGAAGAAAAAGACACCCAAGAGTGTAATGAGAATTCCACTAATCAATGTAAAACTTTTCATAGGATACCTCTTATTAATTTTTTTTAATACTACTAAATAAGTATCAAATTGTCAAACAAAGACCTACTTTAGAGTGGCTTGATGTTATAAGTGTAGGTGGCAGCTTTTCTGGTTCTCGTAGCTACCTGACGACCTGTTTTTTGGAAGAGGTGTTTAAAGCGGCGCAAGAAATTTGTGGAATCCATCTTGAGGTAGTCTTCATTAAAGGTACCAAAAAGTTGACGGTAGGTGGTCAAGGTGTTTTCTTCGGGCATAATGGAAAGGATAGTTGGATAGTATTCGAGTCGTCCCTTGATACGTTCCATAGCCGTTAAGAGAATTTCCCAGTGGTCAAAGGCGAGGTCATCATGTGACAGTGTCTTATCACCATCAACAAGTTGCAGTTGACCGTCTACCATGGTGATGTCTAACCAATGCGTAGACGCGGCATCGTCGGCAGCCTTTTCCACTTGAATGTCATTAAAGGCCATAAAGCATAGATAAGCCACTGTAATGGTCCACATTCGAGGATCCCGATAAGGTGTTCCTACTGTAATGAGCTGCTCAATGTGGTCAGGGTCGAGTTTAACGGATGTTTCCTCCTGTACCTCACGACAGACAGCTAGATTGAGGTCTTCTTGCTTCTGAACGAAGCCCCCACTGAGGGCGTATTTCCCCATGAAGGGATGGTTTTTTCGCTTGATAAGTAAGGTTTGGACTCTTCCTTCATAATAGCGGAAGATGACCGAGTCAACGGTCACTGAGGGTTTAACGTACTTATCCATTTCTTCTCGGCGATAGATGTCCAAAAATTCCTTTTCACTACCAGAGTTTTCGAAGGTTTTAGTCATAGGTTTCCTCCTTTATTTATTGTAAGTTCAAATGATGATTGCTTTACATCAGGCTTCTAAATCTCGATGTGTAAACGTTCCTTGATTGCCTTCTTGGCATTGTGGTAGTTGTCCGCAAAGAAGCTGTCGCTATTACTATTTTCCCCTAAAATAACGATTTTATCCTTGAATGGTGATAGGAGGTCTAGGAGGTGCTGGGTAAACCAGTCACGTGTTTGGTTATCAGCCATAGTCATGTCACGGAAACCATCATCCACATAGTTTGATTTTGGCAGAATCACAAAAATCAAATCCCACTTTTCACGGGCCTGGGTTACCTGATAGAGCCTATCCAGCATGTCAAATTCTTCTTTAGAAATATTTTCTTTCAAATAGTAATCGATATAAACCTTGGTGACTGTTGAGTTGGTGTCGGCAAAAATAAGACCCGAATGCTGTCCTTTGTCAATGATATCAGAGGTTTGGGCATATTGATCTGTTAGGAGGTGAATATAGTCGTTGGTATCTAGTTCATCATCACGAACATTGTATTTTTCTTGATATTCTCTAGCATATTCCAGAGAGCAAGGGGCGTTGTAGGTGCGGGCCAAATCCTTAACAAGAGTAGTTTTTCCACCGCTAGCAGAGCCAACAACAAGGACCTTGCGCGTAAAGTGGCGACGGAAAGGCTTGGTGATAAAACGCCAATTTTCCATCGGATTGTCTCGAATCTCAGTAGCAGAGATATTGATAATAGACCGTTCGATGAGTTCTACCTGAGCTTGAGGGTAATAGCGATTGAGCTCAGTTACATACTCTGGCTCTCCAACATAGAAGGTAATCTTTTCAGGATCATCCGTATTCTTAGCGATAAGCTCTTTGACACGATTAACCCAAGGCACCCAGCCCTCTGGATAGGCTGGCATCCCAGCTTCGTCTAGTTTATCCACAACGACTAATTCATCATCATAGAAGACTTCTCGAACATAACGGAAACGTCGATTGAGTGATAGGCCTGCGCGTGTCCCACGATCTTCTTGTGTGTTGCTGCCACTTACGATGACGAGCACATTGTCATTAGCACGTTTTGCCTTGGTAATGAGGTCAACGTGTCCGACGTGCATTGGAGCGAAAGTTCCAAAAACAATGCCGATGCGCTTTCCTGATAATTGTTTTCTTTTCATAAAAAATGATCCTTTTTCAAGATTTAGTAAAATTACTAAATTTATGATAGCATAGTTGGTAATCTTTGTAAATGTAAAAATAGTAAATTCACTAAATTATTTTCAACACATTTTAGCCTTAAAGTTCAAAAAAAGTTTAAAAAATTTTGGAGAAAAACCAGAAAAATAGAATCCGCTTACATTATTGAATTGATAGCTTTTTAGAATTAACTAAAAAAGTAGAATTCACTTGCTATGTCACAAAACCTAACATAAAAATCAAAAAAATAGCAGAAAATACTTGACAAGAAGATTCTGAAAATTTATACTATTCATGTAATTAAATTACTAAGGTAATTATTTGAAAGGAAACATTGATATGACAACAGGTAAAGAGTACGTTGCTAGCGTTTTTGAAAAAGTGAAAGCTCAAAATGGCCATGAGGCTGAGTTCCTTCAAGCAGTTGAAGAAGTTTTCGATTCACTTGTTCCTGTCTTCGATAAATATCCTAAATATATTGAAGAAAACCTTTTGGAACGTTTGGTTGAACCAGAACGTATCGTTTCATTCCGTGTGCCATGGGTTGACGATAAAGGACAAGTACAAGTAAACCGTGGTTTCCGTGTACAATTCTCATCAGCTATTGGTCCTTACAAAGGTGGTCTTCGTTTCCACCCATCAGTAAACCAATCAATCATCAAATTCCTTGGTTTCGAACAAATCTTTAAAAACTCATTGACTGGTCAACCAATCGGTGGTGGTAAAGGTGGATCAAACTTCGATCCTAAAGGTAAATCAGATAACGAAATCATGCGTTTCTGCCAAAGCTTCATGACTGAATTGAGTAAACACATTGGTGCAGATACAGACGTACCTGCAGGTGATATCGGTGTTGGTGGACGTGAAATTGGTTACCTCTACGGCCAATACAAACGTCTT
Above is a window of Streptococcus salivarius DNA encoding:
- a CDS encoding NUDIX domain-containing protein — translated: MTKTFENSGSEKEFLDIYRREEMDKYVKPSVTVDSVIFRYYEGRVQTLLIKRKNHPFMGKYALSGGFVQKQEDLNLAVCREVQEETSVKLDPDHIEQLITVGTPYRDPRMWTITVAYLCFMAFNDIQVEKAADDAASTHWLDITMVDGQLQLVDGDKTLSHDDLAFDHWEILLTAMERIKGRLEYYPTILSIMPEENTLTTYRQLFGTFNEDYLKMDSTNFLRRFKHLFQKTGRQVATRTRKAATYTYNIKPL
- a CDS encoding HdeD family acid-resistance protein, with amino-acid sequence MKSFTLISGILITLLGVFFFANPTNLLAIVGWLFALVMLISGVSSLMVYFKRDNENRSFFQLLQSIISIVFGIILLSTSAWVLSGVAVTIIAWWLLVSAFTQGFQAHRQRQFGFSGQPALSIALICLVFGLLLFSAPFFSAFLIGRLVASLIIFTGVSVLSFSFRLW
- a CDS encoding ABC-F family ATP-binding cassette domain-containing protein — translated: MSDFIVEKLTKSVGDKTVFKEISFIIHDLDRIGIIGVNGTGKTTLLDVVSERIGFDGDVSPFTKANGYKIAYLTQEPEFDDSKTVLDTVLSSDLREMALIREYETLMADYSEENQARLEKVMAEMDSLDAWSIESEVKTVLSKLGLSDLSQKVGDLSGGLRRRVQLAQVLLNDADLLLLDEPTNHLDIDTIAWLTNFLKSSKKTVLFITHDRYFLDNVATRIFELDQANLIEYQGNYQDYVRLKAEQDERDAAALHKKKQLYKQELAWMRTQPQARATKQQARINRFKDLKGEVHQTVNNEDLEINFETSRIGKKVVNFEHVDFAYEDGKQILSDFNLIMQNRDRIGIVGDNGVGKSTLLNLINGDLVPTAGVLDIGETVRIGYFSQQIKDMDESKRVINYLQEVADEVKTTVGTTSITELLEQFLFPRSTHGTQIAKLSGGEKKRLYLLKILIEKPNVLLLDEPTNDLDIATLTVLENFLNGFGGPVVTVSHDRYFLDKVANKILAFEEGGVREFFGNYTDYLDEKSLLTRAISPPREGKEQASVKVEKVKEDKKRMSYFEKQEWATIEDEIADLEAKIEEIEAAMLENASDYGQLATLQRDLDAANETLLEKYERYEYLSELEG
- a CDS encoding AAA family ATPase: MKRKQLSGKRIGIVFGTFAPMHVGHVDLITKAKRANDNVLVIVSGSNTQEDRGTRAGLSLNRRFRYVREVFYDDELVVVDKLDEAGMPAYPEGWVPWVNRVKELIAKNTDDPEKITFYVGEPEYVTELNRYYPQAQVELIERSIINISATEIRDNPMENWRFITKPFRRHFTRKVLVVGSASGGKTTLVKDLARTYNAPCSLEYAREYQEKYNVRDDELDTNDYIHLLTDQYAQTSDIIDKGQHSGLIFADTNSTVTKVYIDYYLKENISKEEFDMLDRLYQVTQAREKWDLIFVILPKSNYVDDGFRDMTMADNQTRDWFTQHLLDLLSPFKDKIVILGENSNSDSFFADNYHNAKKAIKERLHIEI